The proteins below come from a single Mucilaginibacter mali genomic window:
- a CDS encoding SDR family NAD(P)-dependent oxidoreductase — MSKTILITGASKGFGKIWAEAFLKRGDKVIATARDLNSLNDLVQQYGDNIFPVKLDVNDREAVFAAVKAGKDHFGRIDTLINNAGFGLFGAVEETTEQQAREQMETNFFGLLWVTQAVIPIMREQKSGHIIQVSSVLGVVTLPVLGIYNASKFAVEGLTESLAPEVAQFGIKVSLVEPNGFSTDWGGASAVQTAANPLYDKLKTDLFGSFPADFYGKPEATTDAVLKLVDSENPPLRLFLGKIAYPFVQQNYETRWAEWNAWKEVSANAHGI; from the coding sequence ATGTCAAAAACAATTTTAATTACCGGCGCTTCCAAGGGATTTGGTAAGATCTGGGCAGAAGCTTTTTTAAAACGTGGCGATAAAGTGATCGCTACCGCACGTGATCTTAATAGTTTAAATGACCTGGTGCAGCAATACGGCGACAATATTTTCCCGGTTAAACTGGATGTGAACGACCGCGAAGCCGTGTTTGCCGCGGTTAAGGCGGGCAAGGATCATTTTGGCAGGATAGATACGCTGATCAATAACGCCGGCTTCGGTTTATTTGGCGCGGTTGAAGAAACCACCGAACAACAAGCCCGCGAACAAATGGAAACCAACTTCTTTGGTTTGCTATGGGTTACCCAGGCAGTTATCCCGATTATGCGCGAACAAAAAAGTGGCCACATTATCCAGGTATCAAGTGTATTAGGCGTAGTAACGCTGCCTGTACTGGGTATTTATAATGCATCAAAATTCGCGGTAGAGGGTTTAACCGAATCGCTTGCTCCCGAAGTGGCCCAGTTTGGTATAAAGGTTTCGCTGGTAGAACCTAATGGCTTTTCTACCGACTGGGGCGGCGCATCAGCGGTGCAAACCGCAGCTAACCCACTTTATGACAAATTAAAAACAGATCTTTTTGGTAGTTTTCCTGCCGATTTCTACGGCAAGCCCGAAGCTACAACCGACGCGGTGCTGAAACTGGTTGACAGCGAAAACCCGCCATTAAGGTTGTTCCTGGGTAAAATAGCATACCCCTTTGTTCAGCAGAACTATGAAACCCGCTGGGCCGAATGGAATGCCTGGAAAGAAGTATCAGCTAAC
- a CDS encoding outer membrane beta-barrel family protein: MENLPAVAGADASDVLRKVPMVSVDGNGSLMVRGSGNVKLLIDGKPSEIYAPSVADALRTIRGDQIVKVEVITDPSSRYDAEGTDAVVNIITRKPRQNTTNGNIGGMLGNRSENFMGDIHHQQGALQVHGDAFYQRYRNQNGVVLQRNGESFSLRQQTETRQTGVYFYGGFNLLYSLDSLNTLNAGYRYRRAGSSTTSNSDNYDQINTIPALLFRRTMETPGGSEGGSFTLGFNGRSPDRKTEYALLGLYTPSKNRSDYTLQQYAQNTSSYNETFFSTGNNKDGIIQADLAHTFTAGLKWETGGKLTIKDVRNDNQYQPDAGRSAIFAYNSQISAVYTNMSFGWGKWSFSAGTRYERTGLSTTFKNSAASIPSFSNVIPQALIQLAVDNKTSLKLSYTQKIVRPFVSYLDPTVNTSDSLTLQHGNPNLVPEITKRYQFSYSVNSADLFRDVVLFFNDNRNTIENIRTPLANGRFESTWKNLGKNQRLGLSATVNWKPGLAFVFGGTLTVQYARLASPALAISNGGLMRQLTLNASYKLPAGYSVDFYGYFDANNLSLQGHRAGWKFYNMTLNKKFKNERLNLSLRGEAFFTRHVYIDEVIAAAAYTQRLTTRYQTQNLRLTFSYKIGKREVKAPQVRTVDQ, translated from the coding sequence ATGGAAAATTTGCCCGCTGTTGCCGGAGCGGATGCATCGGATGTGTTACGAAAAGTACCGATGGTAAGCGTTGATGGCAATGGCAGCCTGATGGTTCGTGGAAGCGGGAATGTTAAATTACTGATTGACGGGAAGCCATCCGAAATTTACGCGCCATCGGTAGCCGATGCGCTGCGGACAATAAGGGGCGATCAAATAGTTAAAGTAGAGGTGATCACCGATCCGTCCTCGCGTTATGATGCCGAGGGGACCGACGCTGTGGTAAATATCATTACCCGCAAGCCGCGGCAAAACACTACTAATGGCAATATCGGTGGCATGCTGGGCAACCGCAGCGAAAACTTCATGGGCGATATTCACCATCAGCAGGGTGCGCTACAGGTTCACGGTGATGCATTTTACCAGCGCTACCGCAATCAAAACGGGGTGGTATTACAGCGGAACGGCGAAAGTTTTTCGTTGCGCCAGCAAACGGAAACCCGGCAGACCGGGGTTTACTTTTATGGCGGATTTAACCTGTTATACAGCCTTGATTCCTTAAACACGCTGAATGCCGGTTACCGCTACCGGCGGGCAGGCAGCAGCACCACAAGTAATTCTGATAACTATGACCAAATCAATACGATACCGGCGCTGTTATTCCGGCGAACAATGGAAACACCCGGCGGAAGTGAAGGAGGTAGCTTTACCCTGGGCTTTAATGGGCGCTCGCCCGACAGAAAAACCGAATACGCGTTGCTAGGCCTCTATACGCCATCTAAAAACCGCAGCGACTATACCCTACAGCAATACGCGCAAAATACTAGTAGCTATAACGAAACGTTTTTTAGTACCGGCAACAATAAGGACGGCATCATCCAGGCAGACCTGGCGCACACATTTACAGCCGGGTTGAAATGGGAAACCGGTGGCAAACTTACCATTAAAGATGTACGAAACGATAACCAATATCAACCCGATGCCGGGCGCTCGGCCATATTTGCCTATAACAGCCAGATCAGCGCCGTATATACCAATATGAGTTTCGGTTGGGGTAAATGGTCGTTCAGCGCGGGAACGCGTTACGAACGAACGGGTTTGAGCACTACTTTTAAAAATTCAGCTGCAAGTATCCCATCCTTCAGTAATGTTATCCCCCAGGCGTTAATACAGTTGGCTGTTGATAATAAAACCAGCCTGAAATTAAGCTATACGCAAAAGATCGTCCGCCCATTTGTCTCCTATCTTGATCCTACGGTAAACACCAGCGATTCGCTAACGCTGCAACATGGCAATCCAAACCTTGTCCCCGAAATAACCAAACGCTACCAGTTCAGTTATTCAGTTAATAGCGCGGACCTTTTTAGGGATGTGGTGCTGTTTTTTAATGACAATCGCAACACTATCGAAAATATACGCACGCCTTTGGCAAACGGGCGCTTTGAAAGTACATGGAAGAATCTTGGCAAAAACCAGCGGCTGGGATTATCGGCCACTGTTAACTGGAAGCCGGGCCTGGCATTCGTATTCGGCGGAACGCTTACCGTACAGTACGCCCGGTTAGCAAGCCCGGCATTGGCTATAAGCAATGGCGGGCTAATGCGGCAATTGACATTGAACGCCAGTTATAAGTTACCGGCAGGTTACAGCGTTGATTTTTACGGATACTTCGATGCTAACAACCTGAGCTTACAGGGCCATCGCGCAGGCTGGAAGTTTTATAATATGACGCTTAATAAAAAGTTTAAGAACGAACGCCTTAATCTAAGTCTTCGCGGAGAAGCGTTTTTTACCCGGCATGTATATATCGATGAGGTGATCGCAGCAGCAGCTTATACCCAGCGGCTGACTACACGTTATCAAACTCAAAACCTGCGGTTGACATTTTCTTATAAGATAGGTAAAAGGGAAGTTAAAGCGCCACAGGTTCGCACTGTAGATCAGTGA